From the Moraxella sp. FZFQ2102 genome, the window TCGTTTTCATCGATCACTACAGCCACAAAGGCTTGCGCGGTATCGGCGATCGCCCACACCCCCACGCAGGCATCGAAGTGATCAGCTACATCCTAGAAGGTGGCGTGGAGCATCGTGACAGTTTCGGTTTTCGCGACACCATCAATGCAGGCGACTCGCAGTACATCCGCGCAGGTCGTGGCATCATCCACGCCGAGCAGCCGACCAGTCCGCGTCATGGCTTGCAGCTGTGGACGAGCCTACCGCCTGATCAAAAATTCGCCGAACCAACTTACCAATCGATCCGCGCCGATAAGATCGCCACACTTGATAAAAACGGCGCCGATATCCGCATCATCGCAGGCACGGTCGATGGCATCGCAGGTCCGCTTAAGCCTGTCAGCGATACCGTCTTTGCCTATGTCAAGCTACCAACAGGCACAAGCGTGGATCTTGCCATCGATGCCGAAGAGCTTGGACTGTATGTCACCAAAGGTCGCCTGCCTTTGCCAAATGGCGACACGCTCGGCAGCGAAGGCTTGGCAATCTTCGGCGCAGGCGATCAGATCAGTGTGAGCGCTGGCGATGATGCGGTGGAGTTTGCCCTATTAGGCGGTGAACGCGCAGAAGGTCCGATTCTGTTCGACGGTCCGTTTGTGATGGACACACCAGAACGCCTACAGCAAGCCTATGATGATTATCACAGTGGCAAGATGGGCAAACTGGTCTGATACCGCACTTGGCAATCGGTCATCGCGGCAGTGCCGATTGCCAAGAACAGCCGCCAACTGCCCGTGAGTTACAATTTGGCAAGTTTGCAAATTTAGAACTTATATTTTCAAAATTGGCGGTTGTTCAAGCCTTTTAATCATAATAAAATACACGCAACGACAACAAATAAGGTCAGTGATCACAGGCAAGTACCTGACCAAAGTAAATAACGATAACAACAATTGATTAAACATCAAAAAGCGGTCATTGGCCAGCTGAATAACGACAATTAAGAATAATAACAAATAACGAAAATTTAAAAATAGAAACAATAATAAAAACAATAAAATAAAGCGATAAAATAAAAATAAATAATACTTATAATAATAACAATAAAATCAGTGCCCTTAATACACTCCACCGGTGAAGTTTCGACTTCACCGATTTTTTTATCCTATATGCTCAATGCGCGCTTGGCGACACCCCAAAATAACGCTTATACTCTCGGCTAAACTGACTCGGGCTTTCGTAGCCGACCTGATGTGCTGCTTGGGAGATGGGCAGGTTTTCTTGATAAATCAATCGCTTAGCTTCTAGCAGCCGCAGTGATTTTTGGTACTGTAGCGGTGTCAGCGTGGTGATCTGCTTGAAATGATGATGAAAACCCGACACCGACATACCGCACAGCGCCGCCAGCGTCTCAACAGGCACTGTCTGATCAAAATGCGTGCGCAGATACTCGATGGCTTTGGCGATCTTTTGTGTGTGTGAACCTGTGCTGACCATTTGGCGCAGTTTGGCACCCTGTTCACCGCTTAACAGTCGATAATAGATCTCTTGCTGGATGAGCGGTGCTAAAAACGCGATGTCATTTGGAGTTTCGTGCAAGAGTAATAACCGCTCAAATGCCGAAGTCAAATCCGCATCCAGCTGCCATTGCCCAAAAAATGGCAAGTGCTGCGATGGTGGTGCAAAATCGTGCTGCGACAAGATCCGACCGACCGTCACAGGATCAATCTTCATCGACATCACCACAAATGGCTCATCTGCTGTCGCGTGCTCAATCCGCCCAAAAATCGGCACATTGACAGGGCAAAACATAAATTTATCATCATCAAATACATAGCACGCATCGCCCAACCAAATCTTGCGCTCGCCTTGGATCACGATACAGATACTCGGCTCTTGGATGGTATTTTCGTAGTCAAAGGGGCGGTCACTGTGATGAATGATCAAACCTGCAATCGGCGAATGATAGGTTTGATTGTGCGGAATGGCGCGCAGTAGGCGGTGAAATTCTTGGGTAGAAAACATAATTTTTGGAGAATTAGGCAAGAAATTTGCAGAAATTGTATAGCATCTTGATCACCAATGCAATATAATGGGCGCATTCCTTGATGGATGTCGTCAATTTAAATTAACAAAAATAAAGGTGAAATTATGAAAATTTTTTATCACACTTCAGCAACTGCAACAGGCGGACGAGATGGTCATACCCAAGTAGATGACGGCTCAATCGGCTTTGATTTGGTTGGTTTTCAAAATACCAGCGGTAAAGTCGGCACTAATCCAGAACAGCTTTTTGCGATGGGTTATGCGGCGTGTTTTGACAGTGCGATGAACCATGTGGCACCGACTTTGGGTATTAAGCCAACCAAATCCAGCACCACCGTTGGCGTGGGGATTGGTCAAAAAGCGGACGGTGCGTTCGGTTTAGACCTTGACATTACCATCACGGTGGAAGGCTTAAGCGTTGATGATGCCAAAAAATTGATTGAAAAAGCCCATGCCGTCTGCCCATATTCTAACGCTACTCGTGGCAATGTTGATGTGCGTTTGCATGTGAATGTGGTGCAAACATTTGATTTGTAATCCATATTTGATAATCAAAATGCCGTTTGATGGATATCAAACGGCATTTTTATCCTACTTAGGTTTATTTGCCAAAATCTCCCCCAAATTCCCTTCTAGCCAATCCACCAAATCAGCGATTTTTTCACTTGCCTGCCGACCATGTTCCGTCAGCGTATATTCCACATGGGGCGGAACGGTGTTGAATGATTTGCGAATGAGCATACCGTCTTGTTCCAAATTTTGTAGCGTTTGAGCCAACATTCGCTCGCTAATGCCTTCAATTTCACGGCGAAGTTCGCTAAATCGTTTCGTTCCTGTAAACAAAACACGCATGACCAACACGCCCCAGCGGTTAGTCAGATGAGTTAAGATGGCACGAGATGGGCATTTTGCAGATAACACCCAGCCTTTTTGCGGAAATTCTTCGGTTTTTTGCATTTTTAAACCTTTTAATATCAATGAGTTAAAAAATTATTTTCATACTTACTTTTTTGTAAGTACTTCTTTATTTAAATTTACCTGCTTATAATACGCTACATCAAGCAAATATTCAATTTTTTATTAATAGGAGTAATCTTATGAAGAAATTCGCAGTGATTGGTGCGACAGGTTATGTTGGTAGTGCAGTTGTGGCAGAGCTTGCCAGTCGTGGTCATCAAGTGGTCGCTTTTGCTCGCAATGCGGACAAAGTGGCACAAGCGGATAATGTGCAAGCGGTACAAGTTGATGTGTTGTCGCCTGATTTTGCCAAGCAATTACAAGGCTTTGATGCGGTGGTAAGTGCCTTTAAAGTCAGCTATCCTTCAGCAAATTTCCGCCAAGATTATCTGACTGGTGCAAATGCGATTCTAGAAGCTGCCAAAACAGCAACTGTGCCATATTTGTTGGCAGTCGGTGGTGCAGGTAGCCTATTTGTTGCCCCAGATGTACAATTGGTTGATACACCCGCTTTCCCACAAGAAATTCATGAGTTAGCAGATACAGTGCGTGTCTTTGCCAATGATTTACTTGACCGCCGTGATGTCAATTGGGCATTTATTTCGCCACCTGCTTTGCTTGGCGTAACAGGCGGTTACAGTGAAGAGCGTACAGGCAGTTATCGTTTGGGCGAAGATGATGTGCTGATGAATGGCGATGTGCCTGCTGGCATTAGCGTGGCGGATTTGGCGATTGCGATTGCCGATGATGTGGAAAATAAAGCACATTTGTTTAAACGATTTACCGTAGCAAGTAAATAATTTTGATGATGAAAATGCCATCTGTTTGGATTGGATGGCATTGCTTAAAAACAACCTATTGGAGTATTTATGAAAACTTTATTGACCTGTGCTGTGTTAGCAAGCAGTCTTGCCCTAACCGCCTGTGCCACATCACAAGCCAAGCCACATCAAGCCCATGCGGTACAAACTGCCCAAAGCACGCTTGAACGCAACAAAGCCAATGTGTTGGATTTCTACGAATTGGCATTTAATCAACACAAAGTACAAGAAGCGGTAGATAAATACATTGGCAAAGAATACTTACAGCACAACCCAACGGTTGCCGATGGCGGTCAGGCATTTATTGACGCATTCGCCCCATTTTTAAAAGGACACCCACAATCTCGTGCCAGTATCAAACGTGTGATTGCCGAAGGGGATTTGGTCATGGTTCATGTACATAGTCAGTTGAATGCACAGGATAAAGGCGAAGCCGTTGTGGATATTTTCCGTTTGGACAAAGATGGCAAAATCGTAGAACATTGGGATGTTATTCAAGCCGTGCCTGAAAAAACCGTCAGTGGTCGCAGTATGTTTTAAAGAAAAAACGCCGTTTGAATGAATTTCAAACGGCGTTTTTATTACACTCAACTATCGATTTTGGCTCAACCAAATCACTGCGCCAAATCGGCAAACAACGCCGTCGATAGATAGCGCTCGCCTGACGATGGGATAATGACCACGATCAGCTTGCCTGCGTTCTCATCACGAGCCGCCAGCTCCAGTGCCGCTTTCACTGCCGCACCTGATGAGATACCGACCAATAAGCCTTCTTTGGCTGCCAAATCACGCGCCACGCTGAACGCATCATCGTTCGCCACGGTGATGATCTCATCATAGATGCCAGTGTTCAGCACCGCTGGCACAAAGCCTGCGCCGATGCCTTGGATTGGGTGCGGACCTTTTTCACCACCTGACAGCACAGGTGATGCAGCAGGCTCGACCGCCACCACTTGTACGCTTGGTTTTTTGGCTTTAAGCACTTCGCCCACGCCTGTCACCGTGCCACCTGTACCCACACCTGAGACGAAAATATCCACCGCGCCATCAGTATCTGCCCAAATCTCTTCGGCGGTAGTCTCGCGATGCACTTGCGGATTGGCAAGGTTGTCAAATTGGCGTGGCATAAAGTAGCCATCTTGTGCTGCCAGTTCATTTGCCTTGGCGATCGCACCGCCCATGCCCTCAGCTGCTGGTGTCAGCACAAGCTCAGCACCATAAGCACGCAGTAGTGCACGACGCTCAAGGCTCATACTCTCAGGCATGGTGATGACAAGCTTATAACCACGAGCTGCACAGATCAGTGCAAGCCCGATGCCTGTATTACCACTGGTCGCTTCGACGATGGTGGTGTCTTTATTGATCAAGCCATTTTTCTCGGCATCATCAATCATCGCAAGCGCGATACGGTCTTTGACTGAGCTTGCTGGGTTAAAATATTCAAGTTTGGCGACCACGCGTGCCTTTAGCCCTGCGGTCAGATTATTCAGCTCAACCAATGGCGTGTTGCCGACCAATTCGGTGATGTTTTTGGCAATTTTCATACAAATTCTCCTTGGCAATGATGCTTAATTGATGCTGTTAGCATAGCAAATTTTTGGGGAATTTGTCCAAAAATTCTTAGTCCAAAATCTGATAAACTTATGCGCTTTTGCGCTTAAAAAACAAAAAAAACCAAGCTTGATGAACAAACTTGGTTTTTGGATTGATTTTAACAATAGGAAATCAGCCCTTTAGCCCTAGCACATCCTGCATATCATACAGACCTGCTGGCTGCTCGGCTACCCACAATGCCGCTCGCACCGCGCCTGTGGCGAAAGTCGCGCGGCTTTGTGCCTTGTGGGTAATCTCAATGATCTCACCATCCATGATGAACTCCACCGTATGCTCGCCGATGATCTCACCGCCACGCAGTGCGTGCATACCGATCTCGCCCTTCTCACGCTTGGATGCGCCTTGACGACCATGCACCAAAACATTCGGCAGATGCTGACCGCGTGCATCAGCGACAGATTTTGCCATCATCAATGCCGTACCTGATGGCGCATCGATTTTGTGCTTGTGGTGATGCTCGATAATCTCAACATCTGCATCCAGTCCCAAGACACGCGCGGTGGTGGCAAGTAGGTTTAAGGATAAATTCACACCCGTTGAGTAGTTGCCCGCATAGACGATAGCGATGTGTTCGCTGGCATCTTTTAGCTTAGCTTCTTGTTCTTTTGATAAGCCTGTGACGCCCATCACCAGCGGTACTTTATGCGCCACACACGCTGCTAATACTTCATCTAACGCTTCAGGCAAGCTAAAATCAATCAACGCACCAACGCCATCGAGATTCAGCGTCGTCAATGGCACGCCTGTCTTGCCCACACCGATGAACTCACCAGAATCCGCACCAATCAAGCTTGAGATGCTGCGGA encodes:
- a CDS encoding NAD(P)-dependent oxidoreductase is translated as MKKFAVIGATGYVGSAVVAELASRGHQVVAFARNADKVAQADNVQAVQVDVLSPDFAKQLQGFDAVVSAFKVSYPSANFRQDYLTGANAILEAAKTATVPYLLAVGGAGSLFVAPDVQLVDTPAFPQEIHELADTVRVFANDLLDRRDVNWAFISPPALLGVTGGYSEERTGSYRLGEDDVLMNGDVPAGISVADLAIAIADDVENKAHLFKRFTVASK
- a CDS encoding organic hydroperoxide resistance protein; protein product: MKIFYHTSATATGGRDGHTQVDDGSIGFDLVGFQNTSGKVGTNPEQLFAMGYAACFDSAMNHVAPTLGIKPTKSSTTVGVGIGQKADGAFGLDLDITITVEGLSVDDAKKLIEKAHAVCPYSNATRGNVDVRLHVNVVQTFDL
- a CDS encoding AraC family transcriptional regulator, which encodes MFSTQEFHRLLRAIPHNQTYHSPIAGLIIHHSDRPFDYENTIQEPSICIVIQGERKIWLGDACYVFDDDKFMFCPVNVPIFGRIEHATADEPFVVMSMKIDPVTVGRILSQHDFAPPSQHLPFFGQWQLDADLTSAFERLLLLHETPNDIAFLAPLIQQEIYYRLLSGEQGAKLRQMVSTGSHTQKIAKAIEYLRTHFDQTVPVETLAALCGMSVSGFHHHFKQITTLTPLQYQKSLRLLEAKRLIYQENLPISQAAHQVGYESPSQFSREYKRYFGVSPSAH
- a CDS encoding nuclear transport factor 2 family protein, translated to MKTLLTCAVLASSLALTACATSQAKPHQAHAVQTAQSTLERNKANVLDFYELAFNQHKVQEAVDKYIGKEYLQHNPTVADGGQAFIDAFAPFLKGHPQSRASIKRVIAEGDLVMVHVHSQLNAQDKGEAVVDIFRLDKDGKIVEHWDVIQAVPEKTVSGRSMF
- a CDS encoding pirin family protein; translation: MTTRQFTTIYTAHKHIDDGDILLWRALPLQARSSLGPFVFIDHYSHKGLRGIGDRPHPHAGIEVISYILEGGVEHRDSFGFRDTINAGDSQYIRAGRGIIHAEQPTSPRHGLQLWTSLPPDQKFAEPTYQSIRADKIATLDKNGADIRIIAGTVDGIAGPLKPVSDTVFAYVKLPTGTSVDLAIDAEELGLYVTKGRLPLPNGDTLGSEGLAIFGAGDQISVSAGDDAVEFALLGGERAEGPILFDGPFVMDTPERLQQAYDDYHSGKMGKLV
- the dapB gene encoding 4-hydroxy-tetrahydrodipicolinate reductase — its product is MTQLNIGIMGASGRMGRMLIQATLDNPKSALKGAFVRSISSLIGADSGEFIGVGKTGVPLTTLNLDGVGALIDFSLPEALDEVLAACVAHKVPLVMGVTGLSKEQEAKLKDASEHIAIVYAGNYSTGVNLSLNLLATTARVLGLDADVEIIEHHHKHKIDAPSGTALMMAKSVADARGQHLPNVLVHGRQGASKREKGEIGMHALRGGEIIGEHTVEFIMDGEIIEITHKAQSRATFATGAVRAALWVAEQPAGLYDMQDVLGLKG
- the cysK gene encoding cysteine synthase A, translated to MKIAKNITELVGNTPLVELNNLTAGLKARVVAKLEYFNPASSVKDRIALAMIDDAEKNGLINKDTTIVEATSGNTGIGLALICAARGYKLVITMPESMSLERRALLRAYGAELVLTPAAEGMGGAIAKANELAAQDGYFMPRQFDNLANPQVHRETTAEEIWADTDGAVDIFVSGVGTGGTVTGVGEVLKAKKPSVQVVAVEPAASPVLSGGEKGPHPIQGIGAGFVPAVLNTGIYDEIITVANDDAFSVARDLAAKEGLLVGISSGAAVKAALELAARDENAGKLIVVIIPSSGERYLSTALFADLAQ
- a CDS encoding helix-turn-helix domain-containing protein, with the protein product MQKTEEFPQKGWVLSAKCPSRAILTHLTNRWGVLVMRVLFTGTKRFSELRREIEGISERMLAQTLQNLEQDGMLIRKSFNTVPPHVEYTLTEHGRQASEKIADLVDWLEGNLGEILANKPK